From the genome of Homo sapiens chromosome 6 genomic scaffold, GRCh38.p14 alternate locus group ALT_REF_LOCI_3 HSCHR6_MHC_DBB_CTG1:
CTGAGGCCGCTGAGGAGGCAGAGCCTGATGGGAGGGGGCTACTCACCTCTGCCTTCCTTTGTTCACTCGCAGCTGGCCACTGCCCCAACCCAGGCATTTCACTGGGCGCAGTGCGGACAGGCTTCCGCTTTGGTCATGGGGACAAGGTCCGCTATCGCTGCTCCTCGAATCTTGTGCTCACGGGGTCTTCGGAGCGGGAGTGCCAGGGCAacggggtctggagtggaacgGAGCCCATCTGCCGCCGTGAGTAGCTGCCCTGCCCTCCTGAGATTCCTCGGCACACCCGGCCACTGCCCCGGCTGACTCCTGTGTGGCTCTCCCCACAGAACCCTACTCTTATGACTTCCCTGAGGACGTGGCCCCTGCCCTGGGCACTTCCTTCTCCCACATGCTTGGGGCCACCAATCCCACCCAGAAGACAAAGGGTGAGTGTTTGAGGTGGGGTTTCTGGTTGAGCAGGGTGCTGGATCTGGGCCGGAGCAAGGGAGGATGCAACCTTCCTGGAGGCCAGGAGCCTTGGTGGGCTCAGCCACtgaaagggagggaggcagagaagctGGACCTGCTTGGCGAGAGCGCAGGAAGGAGGTGGGGATCTGAATCCTCCCCTTCCACATTTCTCCAGAAAGCCTGGGCCGTAAAATCCAAATCCAGCGCTCTGGTCATCTGAACCTCTACCTGCTCCTGGACTGTTCGCAGAGTGTGTCGGAAAATGACTTTCTCATCTTCAAGGAGAGCGCCTCCCTCATGGTGGACAGGGTCAGGAATCAGGAGTCTGCCTGCAGCAGAGGCCTTCCTGTGCTcactatctctctctgtctccttcccctcctcagaACCCCACTCACAgcccacctcctccaagaagtcttCTCAGATTATACTCATGCCATGTAGGAATCATGAATTCAATTTATACAATCATAATTTTTATTCCACAAGCACTGT
Proteins encoded in this window:
- the C2 gene encoding complement C2 isoform 6 precursor (isoform 6 precursor is encoded by transcript variant 6), translated to MGPLMVLFCLLFLYPGLADSAPSCPQNVNISGGTFTLSHGWAPGSLLTYSCPQGLYPSPASRLCKSSGQWQTPGATRSLSKAVCKPVRCPAPVSFENGIYTPRLGSYPVGGNVSFECEDGFILRGSPVRQCRPNGMWDGETAVCDNGAGHCPNPGISLGAVRTGFRFGHGDKVRYRCSSNLVLTGSSERECQGNGVWSGTEPICRQPYSYDFPEDVAPALGTSFSHMLGATNPTQKTKESLGRKIQIQRSGHLNLYLLLDCSQSVSENDFLIFKESASLMVDRVRNQESACSRGLPVLTISLCLLPLLRTPLTAHLLQEVFSDYTHAM